From a single Adhaeribacter swui genomic region:
- a CDS encoding energy transducer TonB, giving the protein MEKQLNYSTASLDDIVFEYRNKAYGAFFLRKIYNKHVTIATIIAIALFILFLSAPLIAKLIGGEDESNKVVKIEKVVELAEPPSLENKPPPPPPDLPPPPPPVVSTVKFTPPVIKKDEEVREEEEIPDQKELEDVVIATETVVGNTNQEILTEVEAPSEVGEVVSEEIFTFVEQNPTFPGGLEAMYKYLGKNIKYPAVASRNGLEGNVILQFVVNKEGAISDITVVKSLGGGTDEEAIRVVKTMPNWTPGKQNGRPVNVRYTLPVRFKLQ; this is encoded by the coding sequence ATGGAAAAACAACTGAATTATTCAACCGCGTCGCTCGACGACATTGTTTTCGAGTACCGCAATAAAGCTTACGGAGCATTTTTCCTTCGTAAGATTTATAATAAGCACGTTACCATTGCTACTATTATTGCTATTGCCCTTTTTATTTTGTTTCTAAGTGCCCCGCTAATTGCTAAATTAATTGGCGGCGAAGACGAATCAAATAAAGTGGTTAAAATAGAGAAAGTAGTAGAACTGGCTGAACCACCATCATTAGAGAATAAACCACCACCACCCCCACCAGATTTACCGCCACCGCCACCACCAGTGGTATCAACGGTTAAATTTACTCCTCCGGTAATTAAAAAAGACGAAGAAGTACGGGAAGAGGAAGAAATTCCGGATCAGAAGGAACTGGAAGATGTGGTTATCGCTACTGAAACTGTAGTGGGTAACACCAACCAGGAAATTTTAACCGAAGTGGAAGCTCCTTCGGAAGTAGGTGAAGTTGTATCGGAAGAGATTTTTACTTTCGTAGAGCAGAACCCAACTTTCCCGGGTGGTTTAGAGGCGATGTACAAATACTTGGGTAAAAACATTAAATATCCGGCAGTTGCATCCCGTAACGGTTTAGAAGGTAACGTAATCTTACAGTTTGTGGTAAACAAAGAAGGCGCTATCTCTGATATTACCGTTGTAAAATCACTGGGTGGAGGTACCGACGAAGAAGCGATCCGGGTAGTTAAAACCATGCCTAACTGGACTCCAGGTAAGCAAAATGGTCGTCCGGTAAACGTTCGTTATACTTTACCAGTTCGGTTTAAATTGCAATAA
- a CDS encoding ExbD/TolR family protein, producing MAEIQEKGGGGGKGGKKRSKKQSTKIDMTPMVDLGFLLLTFFILTTTFAKPQTMEINMPVKPDKEEEQQALKASNALTLIADENDQLFWYAGLPDAPTAPGMQLTDYSANGLRKILLEKRSNPNLTVLLKQTDKSRYKNMVDMLDEMNITGIRKYAIVDVDPRDTKMITEAKAK from the coding sequence ATGGCTGAAATACAAGAGAAAGGCGGCGGAGGCGGGAAAGGCGGTAAGAAAAGATCCAAGAAGCAATCTACCAAGATTGACATGACCCCCATGGTGGACCTTGGTTTCCTTTTGTTAACGTTCTTTATTCTCACAACTACCTTCGCCAAACCGCAGACGATGGAAATTAACATGCCGGTAAAACCAGACAAGGAGGAGGAACAACAAGCGTTAAAGGCTTCTAATGCGTTAACCTTAATTGCTGACGAAAATGATCAGTTATTCTGGTACGCTGGCTTACCTGATGCTCCTACTGCTCCTGGTATGCAATTAACCGATTATTCTGCTAATGGCCTCCGTAAGATATTACTGGAAAAACGCTCTAACCCAAACTTAACCGTTTTGTTAAAGCAAACTGATAAATCGCGTTACAAAAACATGGTAGATATGCTGGATGAAATGAATATCACAGGCATCCGGAAATACGCGATTGTTGATGTGGACCCCCGGGATACAAAAATGATAACGGAAGCGAAAGCTAAATAA
- a CDS encoding ExbD/TolR family protein, translating to MPKVKPHRARPSLDMTPMVDLAFLLVTFFMLISKFAPEEVVVVDTPSSTSDIKLPESDIITITVDKTGRAFYAVGGQQTRLALLDKMAAKYKLNFTAAQKQQFATMESFGVPIEQLQSLLDLSPEERKRAQQPGVPYDSVNNQLGDWIMQTRYSNPKVKIAIKGDNDADVPAIKGVIKTLQDRKVNRFNLITDMEVKPRNL from the coding sequence ATGCCAAAAGTAAAACCTCATAGAGCTCGACCCTCCCTGGACATGACGCCCATGGTGGACTTGGCCTTCTTGCTGGTTACCTTCTTCATGCTGATTTCTAAATTTGCACCGGAAGAAGTAGTGGTTGTAGATACCCCGTCATCAACCTCGGACATTAAACTACCCGAATCGGATATTATCACGATTACGGTAGATAAAACCGGACGAGCTTTTTACGCGGTAGGCGGCCAGCAAACCAGACTAGCACTATTAGATAAAATGGCAGCCAAATACAAATTAAACTTTACTGCGGCGCAGAAACAACAATTCGCCACAATGGAGAGCTTTGGCGTGCCAATCGAACAATTACAATCTTTACTTGACCTGAGTCCGGAAGAACGGAAAAGAGCGCAACAACCCGGTGTACCTTACGATTCTGTAAATAATCAATTAGGTGACTGGATTATGCAAACCCGTTATTCTAACCCGAAGGTAAAGATTGCGATTAAAGGTGATAATGACGCGGATGTACCGGCTATTAAAGGAGTAATTAAAACCCTGCAAGACAGAAAGGTAAACCGTTTTAACCTGATCACCGATATGGAAGTTAAACCTAGAAACCTCTAA
- a CDS encoding MotA/TolQ/ExbB proton channel family protein has translation MEKKNAVSTNAPKPATSKPAATAKQEGGAAGSIFASIVIPVAIVVSVLIYMFILGNPANFEGGNPENHPLPGNYLGVVYKGGIIVPMLISLNLMILTFAIERFLTINKARGSKGIEQFVRTIRQRLNVNDINGAMAACDSQKGSVANVVKAGLGKYKEMETDRTLAKDQKILAIQKEIEESTALELPMLEKNLVIISTIASISTLVGLIGTVLGMIKAFSALATAGSPDAVALANGISEALINTALGIIGSTIAIIAYNFFTSKIDALTYSIDEAGFSIIQTFAAQHDNAGQTSTAPTTHSSVNI, from the coding sequence ATGGAAAAAAAGAATGCCGTAAGTACGAATGCGCCAAAACCAGCAACTTCAAAACCAGCAGCTACCGCCAAACAAGAAGGAGGCGCCGCCGGTTCTATTTTTGCCAGCATCGTTATCCCTGTAGCAATTGTGGTTTCAGTCCTGATATATATGTTTATCCTGGGTAACCCGGCAAACTTTGAAGGTGGAAATCCGGAAAATCACCCACTACCAGGTAATTACCTTGGCGTAGTTTACAAAGGTGGCATTATTGTGCCTATGTTGATTTCCTTAAACTTAATGATTTTAACTTTTGCCATTGAGCGTTTCTTAACCATTAACAAAGCAAGAGGTAGCAAGGGAATTGAGCAGTTTGTAAGAACTATCCGTCAAAGATTAAACGTTAATGACATTAACGGTGCCATGGCAGCCTGCGATTCACAAAAAGGTTCAGTAGCTAACGTGGTAAAAGCTGGATTAGGCAAATACAAAGAAATGGAAACTGATCGCACTTTAGCGAAAGATCAAAAAATCTTAGCTATTCAAAAAGAGATCGAAGAATCTACCGCTTTGGAATTACCGATGTTAGAGAAAAACTTAGTAATTATCTCAACAATTGCTTCTATCTCTACCCTGGTAGGTTTGATCGGAACAGTATTGGGTATGATTAAAGCGTTCTCGGCTCTTGCAACTGCGGGTAGCCCGGATGCAGTAGCCCTCGCAAACGGTATCTCTGAGGCTTTGATTAATACTGCCTTAGGTATTATTGGTTCTACTATCGCCATTATTGCTTACAACTTTTTCACAAGCAAAATTGATGCGCTTACTTACAGCATCGACGAAGCTGGCTTTAGTATCATCCAAACGTTTGCTGCACAGCACGATAACGCTGGCCAAACTAGCACTGCGCCAACAACACATTCATCTGTTAACATTTAA
- the mazG gene encoding nucleoside triphosphate pyrophosphohydrolase — MNKEENRQNQLQAFNRLLDIMDELREKCPWDRKQTIASLRHLTIEETYELSDAILRNDLNEVKKEIGDLMLHLVFYAKIASETNTFDLADVLNTLCDKLIFRHPHIYGNTEANTEEDVKKNWEQLKIKEGNKSVLGGVPVSLPALVKAMRIQEKARGAGFDWENKAQVWDKVEEELGEFKAEYQLTDNQEINQEKATAEFGDLLFSLINFARFIDVNPEEALEKTNLKFIKRFKYLEKEAGKAGKSLAQMSLAEMDVYWEQAKKDI; from the coding sequence ATGAATAAAGAAGAAAACCGGCAAAATCAGTTACAGGCTTTTAACCGTCTCTTAGATATAATGGATGAACTGCGGGAAAAATGCCCCTGGGACCGGAAACAAACCATAGCCAGCCTGCGCCACTTAACTATTGAAGAAACCTACGAACTATCGGATGCTATTTTGCGCAACGATTTAAATGAAGTAAAAAAAGAAATTGGCGATTTAATGCTGCATCTGGTGTTTTACGCCAAAATTGCTTCCGAAACCAACACCTTTGATTTAGCCGATGTTTTAAATACCTTATGCGATAAGTTAATTTTCCGGCACCCGCACATTTATGGCAACACCGAGGCCAATACCGAAGAAGACGTGAAAAAAAATTGGGAACAGCTAAAGATTAAAGAAGGCAATAAATCGGTGCTAGGGGGCGTTCCTGTTTCATTGCCAGCTTTAGTAAAAGCCATGCGCATCCAAGAAAAGGCCCGCGGAGCAGGATTTGACTGGGAAAACAAAGCCCAAGTTTGGGATAAAGTAGAAGAAGAGTTAGGAGAATTTAAAGCAGAATACCAGTTAACAGACAATCAGGAAATAAATCAGGAAAAAGCCACGGCAGAATTTGGCGATTTACTGTTTTCGCTCATCAACTTTGCGCGTTTTATAGATGTAAACCCCGAAGAAGCGCTGGAGAAAACAAATTTAAAATTTATTAAACGTTTTAAATACCTCGAAAAAGAAGCCGGCAAGGCCGGAAAATCACTAGCTCAAATGTCACTGGCTGAGATGGATGTATACTGGGAGCAAGCTAAAAAAGACATCTAG
- the glmM gene encoding phosphoglucosamine mutase, whose product MALIKSISGIRGTIGGKAGEALTPLDVVKFTAAFGDWVLQTTQNNTIVVGRDARLSGDMVNKLVAATLQGMGINVIDVGLSTTPTVEMAVPAKKAGGGIILTASHNPKQWNALKLLNDKGEFISDKEGQLVLELAEKEAFEFAQVTKLGKYIQSDTALRKHIKAIVDLPLVDVEAIKAKNFRVVVDAVNSSGGFAVPMLLEALGVTQIEKLYCEPDGNFAHNPEPLPENLREISKVLEKGNFDLGIVVDPDVDRLALVNEDGSMFGEEYTLVAVADYVLQHTKGNTVSNLSSTRALRDVTEKAGGEYFASAVGEVNVVNLMKEQNAVIGGEGNGGIIYPELHYGRDALVGIALFLSHLAKSGLRMSRLRAAYPNYYISKNKIELTPDIDVGDVLVQMQKRYAKQPVNTIDGVKIEFNKEWVHLRRSNTEPIIRIYAESETNATAEHLANKIIADIKEIITVKA is encoded by the coding sequence GTGGCTTTAATAAAATCTATTTCTGGAATCCGGGGAACCATTGGGGGAAAAGCAGGTGAGGCCTTAACGCCTCTGGACGTAGTAAAGTTTACCGCTGCCTTTGGCGACTGGGTATTACAAACTACGCAGAACAATACCATTGTAGTTGGCCGGGATGCGCGTTTGTCCGGCGATATGGTAAATAAGTTAGTAGCTGCTACCTTACAGGGCATGGGAATTAATGTAATTGACGTAGGTTTATCTACTACGCCCACCGTTGAAATGGCCGTGCCCGCTAAAAAAGCCGGCGGCGGTATTATTTTAACGGCCAGCCATAACCCAAAACAATGGAACGCTTTAAAATTACTGAACGATAAAGGAGAGTTTATTTCGGATAAAGAAGGGCAGCTAGTATTAGAGCTGGCCGAAAAAGAAGCTTTTGAATTTGCCCAGGTTACGAAACTCGGCAAATACATTCAGAGCGATACGGCTTTGCGCAAGCACATAAAAGCCATTGTGGATTTACCTTTGGTAGATGTAGAAGCTATTAAGGCTAAAAATTTCCGGGTAGTAGTGGATGCGGTAAATTCCAGCGGCGGCTTTGCGGTACCAATGTTACTGGAAGCTTTGGGCGTAACACAAATTGAAAAACTGTACTGCGAGCCTGATGGCAATTTTGCGCACAACCCGGAACCACTGCCCGAGAACTTACGAGAAATTTCGAAAGTTTTAGAAAAAGGCAATTTTGATTTAGGCATTGTAGTGGACCCGGACGTAGACCGGCTGGCTTTAGTAAACGAAGATGGCAGCATGTTTGGCGAGGAATACACTTTGGTTGCCGTTGCCGATTACGTATTGCAACATACCAAAGGCAATACAGTTTCAAACCTATCATCGACCCGGGCTTTACGCGATGTAACCGAGAAAGCTGGAGGTGAGTATTTTGCTTCGGCGGTAGGCGAGGTAAACGTAGTTAACCTGATGAAGGAGCAAAACGCCGTAATTGGCGGTGAAGGTAACGGCGGTATTATTTACCCGGAGCTGCACTACGGTCGTGATGCATTGGTAGGTATTGCTTTGTTTTTAAGTCATTTAGCCAAGAGTGGTTTGCGCATGTCGCGTTTACGGGCTGCTTACCCCAACTATTACATTTCAAAAAATAAAATTGAATTAACGCCGGACATTGATGTGGGCGATGTGTTGGTGCAAATGCAGAAACGTTACGCCAAACAACCGGTAAATACCATTGATGGGGTAAAAATCGAGTTTAACAAAGAATGGGTACACCTTCGGCGCTCGAACACCGAACCAATTATCCGGATTTACGCTGAATCTGAAACCAACGCGACTGCTGAACATCTGGCCAACAAAATAATTGCCGATATCAAAGAAATTATTACGGTAAAAGCCTGA
- a CDS encoding cysteine desulfurase family protein translates to MIVYLDNAATTPLDKEVFDAMAPYMLEYFGNPSSIHAHGRQVRAAIEKSRKTIATLLNVAPAEIFFTSGGTEADNMAICSTIQALGLKHAITSKLEHHAVLHTLEALEKSGEIQLSYVGHDERGNLDLNHLEELLATHEQTLVSIMHANNEIGNLNDIQTISEICAKYNAIQHSDTVQTMGHYRHDLQKLKAHFIVGSAHKFHGPKGVGFIYTNGAVKIPPLIHGGSQERNMRGGTENVYGIIGLAKALEIAYRDMDAHQQHIQNLKNRMIARLTEQIPGVEFNGNSAMADKSLYTVLNVSLPPSEITEMLLFNLDINKISASGGSACTSGANAGSHVLNALNCDPDRGAIRFSFSKYNTADEIDYVAEKLAGLYAKVPA, encoded by the coding sequence ATGATAGTCTATCTGGATAATGCTGCCACTACGCCTTTGGATAAAGAAGTTTTTGATGCCATGGCGCCCTATATGTTAGAATATTTTGGCAATCCATCTTCTATTCACGCGCACGGGCGGCAGGTACGAGCGGCCATCGAAAAATCCCGGAAAACCATTGCGACTTTATTAAATGTAGCTCCCGCCGAAATATTTTTTACCTCGGGCGGCACCGAGGCCGATAATATGGCGATTTGTTCTACCATCCAGGCACTGGGTTTAAAACACGCGATTACGTCTAAACTAGAGCATCACGCAGTACTGCATACGCTGGAGGCGCTGGAAAAATCCGGAGAAATTCAGTTGAGTTACGTGGGGCACGACGAACGCGGTAACCTGGATTTAAATCATCTGGAAGAATTATTGGCTACGCACGAGCAAACGTTGGTTTCCATCATGCACGCCAATAACGAAATTGGTAACTTAAACGATATCCAAACCATTAGCGAGATTTGCGCTAAATACAATGCCATTCAGCACTCCGATACGGTGCAGACTATGGGGCATTACCGCCACGATCTGCAAAAACTTAAAGCCCACTTTATTGTGGGTTCCGCGCACAAGTTTCATGGGCCGAAAGGGGTGGGCTTTATTTATACTAATGGCGCCGTAAAAATTCCACCACTTATTCACGGTGGTTCGCAGGAGCGGAATATGCGCGGTGGAACGGAGAACGTGTACGGCATTATTGGTTTAGCTAAAGCTTTAGAAATAGCTTACCGCGACATGGATGCGCACCAGCAGCACATTCAAAATTTAAAAAATCGCATGATTGCCCGTTTAACCGAGCAAATACCAGGCGTGGAATTTAACGGAAATTCGGCCATGGCGGATAAAAGCTTGTATACCGTGTTAAACGTGAGCTTGCCGCCTTCCGAGATTACTGAGATGTTGTTGTTTAATTTGGATATCAATAAAATCTCGGCATCGGGCGGCAGTGCCTGTACCAGTGGTGCTAATGCTGGTTCGCACGTGTTAAATGCCTTAAACTGCGATCCCGATCGGGGTGCCATCCGGTTTTCGTTTAGTAAATACAATACCGCAGACGAAATAGATTACGTAGCCGAAAAGCTGGCTGGGTTATACGCCAAAGTACCGGCCTAA
- a CDS encoding L-threonylcarbamoyladenylate synthase produces the protein MAIIGTDVGQAATLLRTGKLVAIPTETVYGLAANAFQEPAVISIFEAKQRPAFDPLIVHTHSINQFEQIAVNIPDLAYKLAEAFMPGPMTLILPRNPRVPLLVTSGNESVGVRIPDHPLTLNLLQQLDFPLAAPSANPFGYVSPTTAQHVDQQLGERIPYILDGGPCQVGIESTIIQVINEEVEILRLGGLALDQIETVINKPINYIRTSSSNPKAPGMLSSHYAPRKKVVLGNISENLKKYDPQSVGILSFQNNYELVPPTQQFVLSPTGDTSEAARQLFLALRYLDALPIEVILAEAVPETGLGKAINDRLTRASF, from the coding sequence ATGGCAATAATAGGAACGGATGTAGGGCAAGCAGCCACTCTATTGCGTACCGGTAAATTAGTAGCAATCCCCACCGAAACCGTTTATGGTTTGGCCGCCAACGCTTTTCAGGAACCAGCGGTAATTTCCATTTTTGAAGCGAAACAACGGCCGGCTTTTGATCCGTTAATTGTGCATACGCACAGTATTAACCAGTTCGAGCAAATTGCGGTAAACATTCCGGACCTGGCTTATAAATTGGCCGAAGCTTTTATGCCGGGACCGATGACCTTAATTTTACCCCGGAATCCGCGGGTTCCGTTACTGGTAACTTCGGGCAATGAATCGGTGGGTGTGCGTATTCCAGATCATCCGCTTACGTTAAATTTGTTGCAACAACTCGATTTTCCTTTGGCGGCTCCCAGCGCCAACCCGTTTGGTTACGTAAGCCCTACTACAGCCCAGCACGTAGATCAACAACTCGGCGAGCGTATTCCGTACATTCTGGATGGCGGCCCTTGCCAGGTAGGCATTGAGTCTACCATTATTCAGGTAATTAACGAAGAGGTGGAAATATTGCGGTTGGGTGGTTTAGCCTTGGATCAAATAGAGACGGTTATCAACAAACCCATCAATTATATTAGAACCAGCAGTTCTAACCCCAAAGCCCCGGGTATGCTGAGCAGCCATTACGCACCACGCAAAAAAGTTGTATTGGGTAACATCAGCGAAAATTTAAAAAAATACGATCCGCAAAGCGTAGGCATCTTGTCTTTTCAAAATAACTACGAATTGGTGCCGCCTACGCAGCAGTTTGTTTTATCGCCCACCGGAGATACCAGTGAAGCTGCGCGTCAGTTGTTTTTGGCGTTGCGGTACTTAGATGCGCTGCCCATTGAGGTAATATTAGCGGAAGCCGTACCGGAAACCGGATTGGGTAAAGCCATTAATGATCGCCTGACCCGGGCGTCTTTTTAA
- a CDS encoding LOG family protein: MKSVAVFCGANFGNNPIYTSKAQELGKLLAEQNMQLVFGGGRVGLMGAIADSVLQHGGKAVGVIPQSLVDREVAHATLTELHVVQTMHERKALMASLADAFIAMPGGFGTLDEVCEIITWNQLSIITKPVAFYNVNNYFERFLQFIDEGVAEGFIREEHRTNLVIEEEPEKLLQKLQGYTPVSVSKWIDLNKI; the protein is encoded by the coding sequence ATGAAAAGTGTAGCTGTTTTTTGCGGCGCCAATTTTGGCAATAATCCCATTTATACTTCCAAGGCGCAAGAATTAGGGAAATTATTAGCCGAACAAAACATGCAACTGGTTTTTGGCGGGGGTAGAGTGGGGTTGATGGGTGCTATCGCCGATAGTGTACTGCAACACGGCGGAAAAGCGGTTGGAGTGATTCCGCAGAGTTTAGTAGATCGTGAAGTAGCGCATGCTACCCTCACGGAATTGCACGTGGTTCAAACCATGCACGAGCGCAAAGCTTTAATGGCCAGTTTAGCGGATGCATTTATTGCCATGCCCGGCGGCTTTGGCACCCTAGACGAAGTTTGCGAAATTATTACCTGGAACCAGTTAAGCATCATAACCAAACCCGTAGCCTTTTACAATGTAAATAATTATTTCGAAAGGTTTTTACAGTTCATTGATGAAGGAGTAGCCGAAGGGTTTATCCGGGAAGAACACCGTACGAACCTGGTTATAGAAGAGGAGCCGGAAAAGTTACTGCAAAAGCTACAAGGGTATACCCCAGTAAGTGTTAGTAAATGGATAGATTTGAATAAAATTTAA
- the hemH gene encoding ferrochelatase, giving the protein MSDTNNRKTGVLLVNLGTPDTPETGDVRKYLREFLMDKRVIDIPAPQRFVLINGIIAPFRAPKSAKVYKELWEERGSPLLYHSVDLKNKLQEQLGSKYHVALGMRYQSPSIQGALEELRNKFVDRIIVLPLFPQYASASTGSVQDKVMEIVKDWWIVPDITFISSFCDDPLFIQAFAVLGRKYLEKEPYDHVVFSYHGIPERHVLKGSVNNYCKLGSCCDTYHKMNRYCYRAQCFSTSRLLAKELNLTEDQYSVTFQSRLGKDPWLKPYTDMLLQDLPAQGKKRVLAFSPAFVADCLETTIEVGSEFKEMFEKAGGEHWQLVESLNSSPLWVEAVKQMVLRN; this is encoded by the coding sequence ATGAGTGACACCAATAACCGGAAAACCGGGGTTTTATTAGTAAATTTAGGTACGCCCGATACACCCGAAACCGGTGATGTGCGGAAGTACTTGCGGGAATTTTTAATGGATAAGCGGGTAATTGATATTCCGGCTCCGCAACGATTTGTTTTAATTAATGGCATTATCGCGCCTTTTCGGGCCCCGAAATCGGCGAAAGTATATAAAGAACTTTGGGAAGAACGCGGCTCACCCTTGTTGTACCACAGCGTAGATTTAAAAAATAAGCTGCAGGAACAACTGGGTTCTAAATACCATGTGGCTTTGGGCATGCGTTACCAAAGCCCCAGCATTCAGGGTGCTTTGGAAGAACTGCGTAATAAATTTGTAGACCGGATTATTGTATTGCCTTTGTTTCCGCAGTATGCTTCGGCCTCTACCGGATCGGTGCAGGATAAAGTAATGGAAATTGTAAAGGATTGGTGGATTGTACCGGATATTACTTTTATCAGTTCGTTCTGCGACGATCCTTTGTTTATCCAGGCTTTTGCCGTTTTGGGCCGCAAATATTTAGAGAAAGAACCATACGACCACGTCGTATTTAGTTACCACGGTATTCCGGAACGACACGTTTTAAAAGGCAGCGTAAACAATTATTGTAAACTAGGTTCCTGCTGCGATACTTACCATAAAATGAACCGTTACTGCTACCGGGCGCAGTGTTTTTCAACCTCGCGGTTGCTGGCCAAAGAATTAAACTTAACCGAAGACCAATACAGCGTTACGTTTCAATCGCGGCTGGGCAAAGACCCATGGCTGAAACCCTATACCGATATGCTACTGCAAGACTTACCGGCCCAGGGTAAAAAACGGGTACTGGCGTTTAGTCCAGCTTTCGTAGCTGATTGCCTCGAAACTACCATTGAGGTTGGCAGCGAGTTTAAGGAAATGTTTGAAAAAGCCGGCGGCGAACACTGGCAATTAGTAGAAAGTTTAAACTCCAGCCCATTGTGGGTAGAAGCCGTGAAGCAGATGGTTTTACGTAATTAA
- the era gene encoding GTPase Era: protein MSEKPHKAGFVSIIGKPNVGKSTLMNVMVGERLSIITSKAQTTRHRIMGILNGDDFQIVYSDTPGIIQPKYELHQSMMRFVSASLEDADVILFMTDIYEKHDEEEIIKRLQNVDAKILLLINKIDQSTEPEVEEKVAYWQDKIKADRILPISALEKFNTDQVFNFILEYLPVHPPYYDKDELTDKPERFFAAEIIREKIFLNYKKEIPYSCEVVIEAFKEDDTIIRMRAEIMVERKSQKGIVIGHEGKMLKKVGTQARQEMEQFFAKQVHLELYVRVQEDWRSNPKALNKFGYNDL from the coding sequence ATGAGCGAAAAACCACATAAAGCCGGCTTTGTCAGTATTATTGGCAAACCTAACGTAGGCAAATCTACGCTCATGAACGTAATGGTTGGCGAGCGGTTATCTATTATTACTTCTAAAGCGCAAACCACGCGTCACCGGATAATGGGCATTCTCAACGGCGACGATTTCCAGATCGTGTACTCCGATACGCCCGGCATTATTCAACCCAAGTACGAGTTGCACCAATCTATGATGCGGTTTGTGAGTGCTTCTCTGGAAGATGCCGACGTTATTTTATTTATGACGGACATTTACGAAAAGCACGACGAAGAAGAAATTATCAAGCGTTTACAAAATGTAGATGCTAAAATTCTATTGCTGATTAATAAGATAGACCAGTCTACGGAGCCGGAAGTGGAAGAAAAAGTAGCTTACTGGCAAGATAAAATTAAAGCCGATCGGATCTTACCAATATCGGCACTGGAAAAGTTTAATACCGACCAGGTTTTTAATTTTATTCTGGAATATTTACCGGTGCATCCGCCGTATTACGACAAAGATGAACTAACCGACAAGCCGGAACGTTTCTTTGCGGCTGAGATCATCCGCGAGAAGATTTTTTTAAATTATAAAAAAGAGATTCCGTACAGTTGCGAAGTGGTAATAGAGGCGTTTAAAGAAGACGATACTATTATCCGGATGCGGGCTGAAATTATGGTGGAACGCAAAAGCCAAAAAGGCATTGTGATTGGCCACGAAGGTAAAATGCTGAAAAAAGTAGGCACCCAGGCCCGGCAGGAAATGGAACAATTTTTTGCCAAACAAGTGCATTTAGAGTTGTACGTGCGCGTGCAGGAAGATTGGCGCTCGAACCCCAAAGCGCTTAATAAATTTGGGTATAACGATTTATAG